Part of the Novipirellula caenicola genome is shown below.
GTTTGGGGCTCTTTCCTGGCAAGCAGTATCGACAAATCTTCCGGCTTTTGGCCGCTTGCTGGGTGCCCGTCCCCTCTTCGGCCACGATCACGATGGCACGCAAACGACTCTCCGTCAGCGTGTTGGAAAAACTCTGCGTGTCGGTCGTCAAGCTTTTAGCAAGCTCTCCAGACAAGCATTCATTTGCCTACTACAAGGGCCTGCGGATGATGGGCATTGATGGCACGCTGCTGGACTGTCCC
Proteins encoded:
- a CDS encoding transposase domain-containing protein, with translation MFQNVEPSLKDSARLRGLKRVLSQKVIQRSIGDHLKTRYCKCIDNQQLVWLIVGLGLFPGKQYRQIFRLLAACWVPVPSSATITMARKRLSVSVLEKLCVSVVKLLASSPDKHSFAYYKGLRMMGIDGTLLDCP